A stretch of the Actinoalloteichus fjordicus genome encodes the following:
- the recG gene encoding ATP-dependent DNA helicase RecG, producing MTDWADQLTPILGAKTADALAKSLNLHTVGELLRHYPRRYAERGELTEIAGLEIGEHATVLAEVQRVTKRSMRSRRGSILEVRITDGRRALNCTFFNQAWRERELLPGKKGLFAGKITAYRGQLQLANPEYQLIEPATQDAGDGDSVVAEFTAALIPVYPAAQGLPSWSIARCVRQVLDTWDGVEDPLPAGLRADLRVSDLTQALRDVHLPADRAAVHFARKRLKWDEALSVQLALAQRRQAADARPAPACPPRPDGVLDSFDARIPFELTEGQRSIGEIVRADVSREHPMNRLVQGEVGSGKTVVALRAMLQVVDAGRQTAMLAPTEVLAAQHARSLAELLGDLATAGEFGAPDHATRVTLLTGSMGAAQRRKAMLEVVSGEAGIVVGTHALIQDRVEFADLGLVVVDEQHRFGVEQRDALRSRAGSRVSPHVLVMTATPIPRTVAMTVYGDLEVSALRELPKGRSPIKSTVVPVAEKPAWLDRVWQRLREEVAAGHQAYVVCPRIGDQASSGEDVDTPPPAEGEGSERRPPLAVADVAPELAEGPLRGLRVGMLHGRLPADEKDTVMRAFAAGEIDVLVATTVVEVGVNVPNATAMVIMDADRFGVSQLHQLRGRVGRGSAAGLCLLVTDAVPGTTTMQRLDAVASTTDGFELARLDLELRREGDILGAAQSGRRSGLRLLSLLDDEDVIAQARDRAEAIVVGDPALTEHPGLAGMVADLVDEDRAEYLQKT from the coding sequence ATGACCGACTGGGCGGATCAGCTGACCCCGATCCTCGGGGCCAAGACGGCCGACGCACTGGCGAAGTCGCTGAATCTGCACACCGTGGGCGAGCTGCTGCGGCACTATCCGCGTCGTTATGCCGAGCGCGGCGAACTGACGGAGATCGCCGGGTTGGAGATCGGCGAGCACGCCACGGTGCTGGCCGAGGTCCAGCGGGTGACCAAGCGCAGCATGCGGTCCCGGCGCGGCAGCATCCTCGAGGTGCGCATCACCGACGGCAGACGCGCGTTGAACTGCACCTTCTTCAACCAGGCCTGGCGGGAGCGGGAGCTGCTGCCCGGCAAGAAGGGCCTGTTCGCGGGCAAGATCACCGCCTATCGCGGCCAGCTCCAGCTCGCGAATCCCGAGTATCAGCTCATCGAGCCCGCGACACAGGACGCGGGGGACGGCGACTCGGTGGTCGCGGAGTTCACCGCCGCGTTGATCCCGGTGTACCCGGCGGCGCAGGGCCTGCCGTCCTGGTCGATCGCGCGGTGCGTGCGGCAGGTCCTCGACACCTGGGACGGCGTCGAGGACCCGCTGCCCGCCGGACTGCGCGCCGATCTCCGAGTCTCGGACCTCACTCAGGCGCTGCGCGACGTGCATCTGCCTGCGGACCGGGCCGCGGTGCATTTCGCGCGGAAGCGCCTGAAATGGGACGAGGCACTGTCGGTCCAGCTGGCCCTGGCCCAACGCAGACAGGCGGCCGACGCCCGGCCCGCCCCGGCCTGCCCGCCGAGACCCGACGGCGTGCTCGACAGCTTCGATGCGCGCATCCCCTTCGAGCTGACCGAGGGCCAGCGGTCGATCGGCGAGATCGTCCGGGCGGACGTCTCCCGTGAGCATCCGATGAACCGGCTCGTGCAGGGCGAGGTCGGTTCCGGCAAGACGGTGGTGGCACTGCGTGCGATGCTCCAGGTCGTCGACGCGGGCCGACAGACGGCGATGCTGGCGCCGACGGAGGTGCTGGCCGCCCAACACGCGCGCTCCCTGGCCGAACTGCTCGGCGACCTGGCCACCGCAGGGGAGTTCGGCGCCCCCGATCACGCCACGCGGGTCACCCTGCTCACCGGCTCGATGGGTGCCGCGCAGCGCAGGAAGGCCATGCTGGAGGTCGTCTCCGGCGAGGCGGGCATCGTGGTCGGCACTCACGCGCTCATCCAGGACCGGGTGGAGTTCGCGGATCTGGGCCTGGTGGTGGTCGACGAACAGCACCGCTTCGGCGTCGAGCAGCGCGACGCCCTGCGATCGCGAGCCGGGTCACGGGTCAGCCCCCATGTGCTGGTGATGACGGCGACCCCGATTCCCCGCACGGTGGCGATGACCGTCTATGGGGATCTGGAGGTCTCGGCGCTGCGCGAGCTGCCGAAGGGGCGATCACCGATCAAGAGCACCGTGGTGCCGGTGGCGGAGAAGCCTGCCTGGCTGGACCGGGTCTGGCAGCGGCTTCGCGAGGAGGTCGCCGCCGGACATCAGGCCTATGTGGTCTGTCCGAGGATCGGCGATCAGGCTTCCTCCGGCGAGGACGTCGACACCCCGCCGCCCGCCGAGGGGGAGGGCTCGGAGCGTCGCCCCCCGCTGGCGGTGGCCGACGTGGCCCCCGAACTCGCCGAGGGACCGCTGCGCGGCCTGCGGGTCGGGATGCTGCACGGCAGGCTGCCCGCCGACGAGAAGGACACCGTGATGCGGGCCTTCGCCGCAGGCGAGATCGACGTGCTGGTGGCGACGACCGTGGTGGAGGTCGGCGTGAACGTGCCGAATGCGACCGCCATGGTGATCATGGATGCCGACCGTTTCGGAGTCAGCCAGCTGCACCAGCTGCGGGGACGGGTCGGCCGGGGCAGCGCGGCCGGACTGTGCCTGCTGGTCACCGACGCCGTGCCGGGCACCACCACCATGCAGCGTCTCGACGCGGTGGCCAGCACCACCGACGGCTTCGAGCTGGCCCGCCTCGACCTGGAGCTGCGTCGCGAGGGCGACATCCTCGGCGCGGCCCAGTCCGGCAGGCGATCGGGGCTGCGGCTGCTGTCGCTCCTCGACGACGAGGACGTCATCGCGCAGGCCAGGGATCGTGCGGAGGCCATCGTGGTCGGCGACCCCGCGCTGACCGAGCACCCGGGCCTGGCGGGGATGGTGGCGGATCTGGTGGACGAGGACCGGGCGGAATATCTGCAGAAGACGTGA